One window of the Conexibacter sp. SYSU D00693 genome contains the following:
- a CDS encoding cytochrome c, whose protein sequence is MLQTIVFVLVFVLLGLSVVGVAMRSGRRRKPAGPTRAERRVTAIGVTVLTLVLGLAVPALVLVDNSESKAEDAPGGLELTKAQAEGRQDFKIRCAQCHTLGASNAVGKVGPNLDQMRPPKALILDAIEKGRARGQGQMPGGLVSGEDAEAVASYVAAVAGRTN, encoded by the coding sequence GTGCTCCAGACGATCGTGTTCGTCCTCGTCTTCGTGCTCCTCGGCCTCAGCGTCGTGGGCGTCGCGATGCGCAGCGGTCGCCGCCGCAAGCCGGCCGGCCCGACGCGCGCCGAGCGGCGGGTCACGGCGATCGGCGTGACGGTCCTGACGCTCGTCCTGGGCCTCGCCGTCCCCGCCCTCGTCCTCGTCGACAACTCGGAGTCCAAGGCCGAGGACGCGCCCGGCGGCCTCGAGCTCACCAAGGCCCAGGCCGAGGGCCGGCAGGACTTCAAGATCCGCTGCGCCCAGTGCCACACGCTCGGGGCCTCCAACGCCGTCGGCAAGGTCGGGCCGAACCTCGACCAGATGCGCCCGCCGAAGGCCCTCATCCTCGACGCGATCGAGAAGGGCCGCGCGCGGGGGCAGGGCCAGATGCCCGGCGGGCTGGTCAGCGGCGAGGACGCCGAGGCCGTCGCGAGCTACGTCGCCGCCGTCGCGGGCCGCACGAACTAG
- a CDS encoding DNA polymerase III subunit alpha, with the protein MSYVELHAHSAFSFLDGASLPEELVAAALERGHRALGLVDHNTVSGSMEFAQSAGALGLKAIHGAEVDVVDPAGGGDATRHLTLLVRDARGWRNLCLLLTRAHAHTRGDLPDGASPEVEAIVRRHGGGFRPGGSRQRGRPPRRVLDPVLTLADLEAHAEGLICLSGCARRGVRDEPMMRRLLRAFGRDGFRVELQRPYLRRDRALNRGLASLAERLGVPCVATGDVHAHTRERAQLQDAFVAIREHTTLDASEPLRRGNHSHVLASPAAMAARFADHPDAVAETGRIAEQISFDLTQDLGYRYPGAEDPTADRQLSEVCAARFDLRYPEGHRLRADAVQRLDEELALIRGLGLSGFFLLHHDLLELAREVAAEVRGPSAARAVLPPGRGRGSSVSSIVCYLTGLSHIDPLANDLFLGRFLNDEITALPDIDLDFPRDVREVLIPRVHERYGRERSALVAAFPTFRARGAIRELGKALGLPPGEIERVARSSEAFSAKTVDQDIAHALGEDRVDDGRWAWLHRLAHEAHGLPRHLSQHSGGMIVATRPLVDCCPVVPAAMEGRQMVMWDKDSCADAGFLKIDLLGLGMLSAVERCVDMVAARRQETIDLSRIPFDDPETFGMIQRAETTGVFQIESRAQMGSLRRTRPETLDDLTIQVAIVRPGPIVGGAVNPYIERRQRMREDPDYVVPFDHPSLEPVLRDTLGTIIFQDQVIETAMAFAGFSPGEAEGLRRAMSRKRSIEALEAYHQRFVERACARFDDVDEALAERVWTMVKGFSGFGFPKAHGAAFGLLAYQSTWLRVHYAPEFLAALLDEQPMGFYPSDALVHEAQRRGIEVLPPDVNASAVGCTVTPEGAVRVGLGYVLGVREDDVRALVAERDASGPFTSPAELASRAGAGRAALEQLAWSGACDGLVGGDRRRALWELGVAAPGRKVLVAGQGTSGMRMREEAGTQLALGLDTGSAPDLPAVAGWEAMVADYATTGLTTGAHPLGLLRDELRSRGMVAAGDLERLPHGTPVRLPGLVVARQRPGTAKGVCFLLVEDETGTVNVVVPPPVYERDRVVVRAEPLVVAVGVLERHASAGGAINVVVRRLERLDASGTIAARPTETEKNFAIVGGARGEGMGSVTALPGAFAGRPAPEVRPFSILDALELDRRRGEAAARAAPAEELAATGTDDFRAVAPPVQSFAGGRKR; encoded by the coding sequence GTGTCGTACGTCGAGCTCCACGCGCACTCCGCCTTCTCCTTCCTGGACGGCGCGTCGCTGCCCGAGGAGCTCGTGGCGGCGGCGCTCGAGCGGGGACACCGGGCGCTCGGGCTCGTCGACCACAACACGGTCTCGGGCTCGATGGAGTTCGCGCAGTCGGCCGGCGCGCTGGGGCTCAAGGCGATCCACGGGGCGGAGGTCGACGTCGTCGACCCGGCGGGTGGAGGCGACGCGACGCGGCACCTCACGCTGCTGGTGCGCGACGCGCGGGGGTGGCGCAACCTCTGCCTGCTGCTCACGCGCGCCCACGCGCACACGCGCGGGGACCTGCCCGACGGCGCGTCGCCGGAGGTCGAGGCCATCGTGCGCCGCCACGGCGGCGGGTTCCGGCCGGGCGGGTCGCGCCAGCGTGGCCGGCCGCCGCGGCGGGTGCTCGACCCGGTGCTGACGCTCGCCGACCTCGAGGCGCACGCCGAGGGGCTCATCTGCCTCTCGGGCTGCGCGAGGCGCGGCGTGCGCGACGAGCCGATGATGCGCCGGCTGCTGCGGGCGTTCGGGCGCGACGGCTTCCGGGTCGAGCTCCAGCGGCCCTACCTGCGCCGCGACCGCGCGCTCAACCGCGGGCTGGCGTCGCTGGCCGAGCGGCTCGGCGTGCCGTGCGTCGCGACGGGCGACGTCCACGCCCACACGCGCGAGCGGGCGCAGCTGCAGGACGCGTTCGTCGCCATCCGCGAGCACACGACGCTCGACGCGTCCGAGCCGCTGCGCCGCGGCAACCACAGCCACGTGCTCGCGTCGCCCGCGGCGATGGCGGCGCGCTTCGCCGACCACCCCGACGCGGTCGCCGAGACGGGCCGGATCGCCGAGCAGATCTCCTTCGACCTCACCCAGGACCTCGGCTACCGCTACCCGGGCGCCGAGGACCCGACGGCCGACCGCCAGCTCTCCGAGGTGTGCGCCGCGCGCTTCGACCTGCGCTACCCCGAGGGCCACCGGCTGCGCGCCGACGCGGTCCAGCGCCTGGACGAGGAGCTCGCGCTCATCCGCGGCCTCGGCCTGTCGGGCTTCTTCCTCCTGCACCACGACCTGCTCGAGCTCGCGCGCGAGGTGGCGGCCGAGGTGCGCGGGCCCTCGGCGGCGCGCGCGGTGCTGCCGCCGGGGCGCGGCCGCGGCTCGAGCGTCTCGTCGATCGTCTGCTACCTCACCGGCCTCTCGCACATCGACCCGCTGGCCAACGACCTCTTCCTCGGGCGCTTCCTCAACGACGAGATCACGGCGCTGCCGGACATCGACCTCGACTTCCCGCGCGACGTGCGCGAGGTCCTCATCCCACGCGTCCACGAGCGCTACGGGCGCGAGCGCTCGGCGCTCGTCGCGGCGTTCCCGACCTTCCGCGCGCGCGGCGCGATCCGCGAGCTGGGCAAGGCGCTCGGCCTGCCGCCCGGGGAGATCGAGCGCGTGGCGCGCTCCTCCGAGGCCTTCTCGGCCAAGACCGTCGACCAGGACATCGCCCACGCGCTGGGCGAGGACCGCGTCGACGACGGCCGCTGGGCGTGGCTGCACCGCCTGGCCCATGAGGCCCACGGCCTGCCGCGCCACCTCTCCCAGCACTCGGGCGGGATGATCGTCGCGACCCGCCCGCTCGTCGACTGCTGCCCCGTGGTGCCGGCCGCGATGGAGGGCCGGCAGATGGTCATGTGGGACAAGGACTCCTGCGCCGACGCGGGCTTCCTGAAGATCGACCTGCTCGGCCTCGGGATGCTCTCGGCGGTCGAGCGCTGCGTCGACATGGTCGCGGCACGCCGGCAGGAGACGATCGACCTCTCGCGCATCCCCTTCGACGACCCCGAGACGTTCGGGATGATCCAGCGCGCCGAGACGACCGGCGTCTTCCAGATCGAGTCGCGCGCGCAGATGGGCTCGCTGCGGCGCACCCGGCCCGAGACGCTCGACGACCTCACGATCCAGGTGGCGATCGTCCGGCCCGGCCCGATCGTCGGCGGCGCGGTCAACCCGTACATCGAGCGCCGCCAGCGGATGCGCGAGGACCCCGACTACGTGGTCCCCTTCGACCACCCGTCGCTCGAGCCGGTCCTGCGCGACACGCTCGGGACGATCATCTTCCAGGACCAGGTCATCGAGACCGCGATGGCCTTCGCCGGCTTCTCGCCCGGGGAGGCGGAGGGGCTGCGCCGGGCGATGAGCCGCAAGCGCTCGATCGAGGCGCTCGAGGCCTACCACCAGCGCTTCGTCGAGCGGGCGTGCGCGCGCTTCGACGACGTCGACGAGGCGCTGGCCGAGCGCGTGTGGACGATGGTCAAGGGCTTCTCGGGCTTCGGCTTCCCCAAGGCCCACGGCGCGGCGTTCGGCCTGCTGGCCTACCAGTCGACGTGGCTGCGGGTCCACTACGCGCCCGAGTTCCTGGCCGCGCTCCTCGACGAGCAGCCGATGGGCTTCTACCCCTCCGACGCGCTGGTCCACGAGGCCCAGCGCCGCGGCATCGAGGTCCTCCCGCCCGACGTGAACGCGAGCGCCGTCGGGTGCACGGTCACGCCGGAGGGGGCGGTGCGGGTCGGGCTGGGCTACGTGCTGGGGGTGCGCGAGGACGACGTCCGCGCGCTGGTGGCCGAGCGCGACGCCTCGGGCCCGTTCACCTCCCCGGCCGAGCTCGCTTCACGCGCGGGCGCCGGCCGGGCGGCGCTCGAGCAGCTCGCGTGGTCGGGCGCCTGCGACGGCCTGGTGGGCGGCGACCGCCGGCGCGCGCTGTGGGAGCTCGGCGTCGCGGCCCCCGGGCGCAAGGTGCTCGTGGCGGGGCAGGGGACCTCGGGGATGCGGATGCGCGAGGAGGCCGGGACGCAGCTCGCGCTCGGGCTCGACACCGGCTCGGCTCCCGACCTGCCGGCCGTGGCCGGCTGGGAGGCGATGGTCGCCGACTACGCGACGACCGGGCTGACGACCGGCGCCCACCCGCTGGGCCTGCTGCGCGACGAGCTGCGCAGCCGCGGCATGGTCGCGGCGGGCGACCTGGAGCGCCTGCCCCACGGCACGCCGGTCCGGCTGCCCGGCCTCGTCGTCGCCCGCCAGCGGCCGGGCACCGCCAAGGGCGTCTGCTTCCTGCTCGTGGAGGACGAGACCGGGACGGTGAACGTCGTCGTCCCGCCGCCGGTCTACGAGCGCGACCGCGTCGTCGTCCGCGCCGAGCCGCTCGTCGTCGCCGTCGGCGTCCTCGAGCGCCACGCCTCCGCGGGCGGGGCGATCAACGTCGTCGTGCGCCGGCTCGAGCGCCTCGACGCGTCGGGGACCATCGCCGCCCGCCCGACCGAGACCGAGAAGAACTTCGCCATCGTCGGCGGGGCGCGCGGGGAGGGGATGGGCTCGGTCACCGCGCTGCCGGGCGCCTTCGCCGGCAGGCCCGCGCCGGAGGTCCGGCCGTTCTCGATCCTCGACGCGCTGGAGCTCGACCGCCGGCGCGGCGAGGCGGCCGCCAGGGCCGCGCCGGCCGAGGAGCTCGCCGCGACCGGGACCGACGACTTCCGGGCCGTCGCGCCGCCCGTGCAGTCCTTCGCCGGCGGGCGCAAGCGCTGA